The proteins below are encoded in one region of Streptomyces sp. NBC_00490:
- a CDS encoding DUF5995 family protein: protein MVAENIDDVIDGLAEIVREAVRTGDRIGYFAALYRQVTVEVRKTIHEDLFDDGPRMDRFDTHFGNRYFEAYDAWRRDRSGPRCWRETFGLLDDTDTVIVQHLLLGVNAHINLDLAVAAARTGPGADIHGLRRDFLLINDILARVVLAVQDSVDALSPLLSLLDKVGGRTDEQILDFSIRQSREEAWYNAVLLAGQSEREREATLERLDVRAAVLARLIARPTGIVRPALELIRRTESGDVSTVIAHLDRAMERSST, encoded by the coding sequence ATGGTGGCGGAGAACATCGACGATGTCATCGACGGCCTTGCCGAGATCGTGCGCGAGGCCGTCCGCACCGGAGACCGGATCGGATACTTCGCCGCGCTGTACCGACAGGTGACCGTCGAGGTCCGCAAGACCATCCATGAAGATCTGTTCGACGACGGTCCCCGCATGGATCGCTTCGACACCCACTTCGGCAACCGCTACTTCGAGGCGTACGACGCCTGGCGTCGCGACCGGAGCGGGCCGCGCTGCTGGCGCGAGACGTTCGGACTGCTGGACGACACCGACACCGTCATCGTCCAGCACCTGCTGCTCGGCGTGAACGCGCACATCAACCTCGACCTGGCCGTCGCCGCCGCACGGACCGGCCCGGGCGCGGACATCCACGGGCTGCGGCGCGACTTCCTGCTGATCAACGACATCCTCGCACGCGTGGTGTTGGCCGTGCAGGACTCGGTCGACGCCCTGTCGCCCCTGCTGTCGCTGCTGGACAAGGTCGGCGGCCGCACCGACGAGCAGATCCTTGACTTCAGCATCCGCCAGTCCCGCGAGGAGGCCTGGTACAACGCCGTCCTGCTGGCCGGTCAGAGCGAGCGGGAGCGCGAGGCCACCCTCGAACGCCTCGACGTCCGGGCCGCTGTGCTCGCCAGGCTGATCGCACGGCCGACCGGTATTGTCCGGCCGGCCCTGGAACTGATCCGGCGGACCGAGAGCGGTGACGTGTCGACCGTCATCGCGCATCTGGACAGGGCGATGGAGCGCTCCTCCACCTGA